One window from the genome of Cryptomeria japonica chromosome 6, Sugi_1.0, whole genome shotgun sequence encodes:
- the LOC131067877 gene encoding replication protein A 70 kDa DNA-binding subunit A-like, protein METSLKATEDINTVIESMLQERNKLKSNLAKIIAHYQHKSPKQTTVNLSTSSAAITTIHSIEVAPSPIPSTEQLADPTFATELPSPQTTTSENINPIKTLNPYQNKWTIKGRVTHKQPIKAYSTATKNGHVFSFDIVDCDDSEIRITCFDEIAKLHSNHVDIGSHYIISKGSVKEANARYNKINSHLEITLSDTSILKCCTNEEQPDQQSPPFTPISELFHLTNNTLVDIIGLVLYVGDIIPIHRKDGSQTQKCVVKINDLSSSTIDINLWGPMVEQKGLEVKNMLTNDSVVILALRNARVGYFNGKLINITAATTLHINPSFPETELLKLKGKDPLLVVPFVAEPIHIDGKYTRMIISSICEWMSVKPETIQTTLLAILHFVKVNDQNFYYAACPLIVNGRPCKKKCTQHADDSWFCSRSQMTMQDYNYSYLLPLKLQDATGTLWATAFDEGGIHLLHKTAKQLYALQNDATTIETPSSVIKRLLSRYYSFTVLVSTKTYNSESKMKMIVNKVAQVDFKVECHALLAETGCLSTES, encoded by the exons ATGGAAACAAGTTTGAAAGCAACAGAGGACATCAACACTGTAATTGAAAGCATGTTGCAAGAAAGAAACAAGTTAAAGAGTAACCTCGCAAAGATCATTGCCCACTACCAACATAAATCGCCAAAGCAAACAACAGTCAATCTCTCTACATCTTCTGCTGCTATAACAACCATACATAGTATTGAAGTAGCACCTTCGCCAATACCAAGTACTGAACAATTAGCTGATCCAAcg TTTGCAACTGAATTGCCATCCCCACAAACAACAACTTCTGAAAATATAAACCctatcaaaactttgaatccataccaaaataaatggacTATCAAAGGGAGAGTTACTCATAAACAGCCTATTAAGGCATATAGCACAGCAACCAAAAATGGCCATGTGTTTAGCTTTGATATTGTTGATTGTGACGATTCTGAAATTAGAATTACATGTTTTGATGAGATAGCTAAGTTACACTCTAACCATGTGGACATAGGTtcacattatattatttcaaaagGATCTGTTAAGGAGGCAAATGCAAGGTACAACAAAATAAACAGCCATTTAGAAATCACCTTGTctgatacatccatactaaaatgTTGCACCAATGAAGAACAACCAGATCAACAAAGTCCTCCTTTCACGCCCATTAGTGAATTGTTTCATCTAACAAATAACACGCTGGTTGACATAATTGGTCTTGTTCTATATGTTGGAGATATCATTCCTATACACAGGAAAGATGGCAGTCAAACACAAAAATGTGTGGTGAAAATTAATGATCTATCTAgttcaacaattgacatcaacttaTGGGGTCCAATGGTAGAACAAAAGGGCCTAGAAGTGAAAAATATGTTGACCAATGATAGTGTGGTTATCCTTGCTTTGCGTAATGCTCGTGTTGGCTATTTCAATGGGAAGCTTATAAACATAACAGCTGCAACAACATTACATATTAACCCAAGTTTTCCAGAAACAGAGCTTCTAAAATTAAAAGGAAAGGACCCTTTGCTTGTTGTACCCTTTGTTGCAGAACCTATCCACATAGATGGAAAATATACTAGAATGATAATTTCTTCAATCTGTGAGTGGATGAGCGTCAAACCAGAAACAATTCAGACAACATTGCTAGCTATTCTGCACTTTGTGAAGGTCAATGATCAAAATTTCTATTACGCAGCTTGCCCACTAATAGTCAATGGAAGGCCTTGCAAGAAAAAATGTACACAGCACGCTGATGATTCTTGGTTCTGCTCTAGATCTCAAATGACTATGCAAGACTATAATTATAGTTACCTCTTGCCTCTAAAGTTGCAAGATGCCACAGGTACTCTATGGGCCACTGCATTTGATGAGGGTGGcattcacttgctacacaaaactgcAAAACAGCTCTATGCACTACAAAACGATGCAACAACAATAGAGACACCTTCCTCAGTGATCAAGAGACTACTATCACGTTACTATTCATTCACAGTGTTGGTTTCTACTAAGACATATAATTCAGAATCAAAGATGAAAATGATAGTCAATAAAGTTGCTCAAGTTGACTTCAAAGTTGAATGCCATGCACTACTTGCAGAAACTGGCTGCCTAAGTACAGAGAGTTAG